Proteins from one Physeter macrocephalus isolate SW-GA chromosome 16, ASM283717v5, whole genome shotgun sequence genomic window:
- the MPZL2 gene encoding myelin protein zero-like protein 2, translating into MYGKSPMRAVLFLLGIQLTALWPIAAVEIYTPRVLEAVNGTDVRLKCTFSSFAPVGDALTVTWNFRPRDGGPEQFVFYYHVDPFRPMSGRFKDRVVWDGNPERYDVSILLWKLQFDDNGTYTCQVKNPPDVDGLIGEIQLSVVHTVRFSEIHFLALAIGSACALMVIIVIVVVLFQHFRKKRRAERAHKVVEIKSKEEEKLNQEKKVSVYLEDTD; encoded by the exons ATGTATGGCAAGAGCCCTATGCGTGCTGTGCTTTTTCTCCTCGGCATACAGCTCACAG ctctttgGCCAATAGCAGCTGTGGAAATTTACACTCCCCGTGTGCTGGAGGCTGTCAATGGGACCGATGTTCGGTTAAAATGCACTTTCTCCAGCTTTGCCCCTGTGGGTGATGCTCTAACAGTGACCTGGAATTTCCGTCCTCGAGATGGGGGGCCTGAGCAGTTT GTTTTCTACTACCATGTGGATCCCTTCAGACCCATGAGTGGGCGTTTCAAGGACCGGGTGGTCTGGGATGGGAACCCTGAGCGGTATGATGTCTCCATCCTCCTCTGGAAGCTACAGTTTGATGACAATGGGACATACACCTGCCAGGTGAAGAACCCACCTGATGTTGATGGGCTGATAGGGGAGATCCAGCTCAGCGTTGTGCACACTG TACGCTTCTCTGAGATCCACTTCCTGGCTCTGGCCATTGGCTCCGCCTGTGCACTGATGGTCATAATAGTAATTGTGGTGGTCCTCTTCCAGCATTTCCGGAAAAAGCGACGGGCTGAAAGAGCTCATAAAGTGGTGGAGATAAAATC aaaagaagaagaaaagctcaaccaagaaaaaaaggtttctgtttatttagaaGACACAGACTAA